The following proteins are encoded in a genomic region of Sneathiella marina:
- a CDS encoding class I SAM-dependent methyltransferase translates to MPVAHRLRNCRLETGVFLAGRQLMRPPAINMIKVKQQMGEAVQLQRQGLTDAAAEAYRKVLKIDSSIAPAHYNLALMLKNQGKSSAADKAFKAALKCDPDYALAYSAYARFLGERGRGREAVQCLSKAAQLQEYPAVTLQELADQIEFAGQTDLGNAGDKALVLCLGRTDVASDGMILNILARLRRQPILKKLLMPGISNSDLDTFLKDEKNLRKFSKVFSEPVIAACLAQIILPDPEIEQLVSVCCGSAGLLSILDDEGLAILALQRDLTEYIRDVPLVELGEEGLRGALLEALQAPLEPAKAAILLQEHQAVLENRPWTRELLVRQGIQKQREQELAAGFAGTSVVRDKISQAVQAQYEESPYPRWRGLRHGGDVTLPALVKRLFPRIGQKPVATKPNILIAGCGTGRHALRTAIRVQDANLTALDLSTMSLAYGARQAEEMGIEQITFRQADIAALPKDLGQFDLIECCGVLHHMADPVGAWAGLLAHLAHNGVMKIALYSEQARQDVVAVHEMVADHKKLTLADIRGLRQEIQTLELEHPASAVSRELDFYSLSGCRDFLFHQQEQRFDLPSLDNTLSELELEFMGFEFVASQPLIAYAQAYPEDPSAQNLVNWATVEKDNPDLFRGMYQFWCRRK, encoded by the coding sequence ATGCCTGTTGCTCATCGTTTGCGGAATTGTCGGCTTGAAACTGGTGTCTTCCTCGCCGGCCGCCAGTTGATGCGGCCACCGGCAATCAATATGATCAAGGTCAAACAGCAGATGGGAGAGGCTGTCCAGCTGCAGCGTCAAGGGCTTACAGATGCCGCAGCCGAGGCTTATCGAAAAGTGCTGAAAATCGATAGCTCCATCGCACCGGCCCATTACAATCTGGCCCTTATGCTGAAAAATCAGGGAAAATCCTCTGCGGCGGACAAGGCCTTTAAGGCCGCGCTGAAATGCGATCCGGACTATGCGCTGGCCTATAGTGCCTACGCCCGATTTCTGGGCGAGCGAGGTCGCGGACGTGAGGCCGTTCAGTGCCTGTCAAAAGCAGCGCAGCTTCAAGAATATCCTGCTGTGACACTGCAGGAGCTTGCCGATCAAATAGAATTTGCCGGTCAGACAGATCTTGGCAATGCGGGGGATAAGGCACTGGTGCTCTGTCTTGGCCGAACTGATGTGGCCAGTGATGGCATGATCCTCAATATTCTGGCGCGATTGCGTCGCCAGCCGATTTTGAAAAAGCTATTGATGCCGGGAATATCGAATAGCGATCTTGATACCTTCTTGAAAGATGAAAAGAATTTACGGAAATTTTCCAAGGTGTTTTCCGAGCCGGTAATTGCAGCATGCCTCGCCCAGATTATTTTGCCGGATCCTGAAATTGAACAATTGGTATCCGTTTGTTGCGGTTCTGCCGGGTTGCTATCCATACTGGATGATGAGGGGCTGGCAATTTTGGCATTGCAGCGGGATCTAACGGAATATATCCGGGATGTTCCGCTGGTTGAATTGGGGGAAGAGGGTTTGCGCGGCGCGCTTTTGGAAGCCCTGCAAGCGCCGCTTGAACCGGCGAAGGCAGCAATCCTTTTACAAGAGCACCAAGCGGTTTTGGAAAACCGCCCCTGGACGCGGGAGCTGCTTGTGCGGCAAGGAATTCAAAAGCAACGGGAGCAGGAGCTTGCAGCCGGTTTCGCCGGGACTTCGGTTGTCCGTGATAAAATATCTCAAGCGGTACAGGCGCAGTATGAAGAAAGCCCCTATCCAAGATGGAGAGGGTTGCGTCACGGAGGCGATGTCACGTTGCCAGCCCTGGTAAAAAGGCTGTTTCCCCGTATCGGCCAAAAACCCGTTGCGACAAAACCAAATATATTGATCGCCGGGTGCGGTACGGGACGGCATGCCTTGCGGACAGCAATTCGTGTGCAAGATGCCAATTTGACAGCGCTGGATTTAAGCACCATGTCCCTTGCCTATGGCGCCCGGCAAGCGGAAGAGATGGGCATTGAACAGATCACTTTCCGGCAAGCCGATATCGCGGCCCTGCCAAAAGATCTTGGCCAATTCGATCTGATCGAATGTTGCGGTGTGTTGCATCATATGGCGGATCCGGTTGGTGCCTGGGCGGGATTGCTCGCGCATCTGGCGCATAACGGCGTGATGAAAATTGCCCTCTATAGTGAGCAGGCCCGGCAGGATGTGGTGGCGGTTCATGAGATGGTTGCAGATCACAAAAAACTCACCCTTGCCGACATAAGAGGCCTTCGTCAGGAAATACAAACGTTGGAGCTGGAACATCCAGCTTCAGCGGTTTCTCGCGAGCTGGATTTCTACAGCTTGAGCGGCTGCCGAGATTTCCTTTTCCATCAGCAGGAACAACGATTTGATTTGCCTAGTTTAGATAATACATTAAGCGAACTTGAGCTGGAATTTATGGGCTTTGAATTTGTTGCCTCACAGCCCTTGATAGCCTATGCACAAGCTTATCCCGAAGACCCGTCAGCACAGAATCTGGTCAATTGGGCGACCGTTGAAAAAGACAATCCTGATCTGTTTCGGGGCATGTATCAATTTTGGTGCCGCAGAAAATAG
- the chrA gene encoding chromate efflux transporter: MSEVQIDSKPQKGADGRLWPSFTEALGVWARIALLSFGGPAGQIAVMHRILVEEKRWLGEKRFLHALNFCMLLPGPEAQQLTVYVGWLMHRTLGGLVAGILFVLPGVAAILALSIIYALYGDVGPVNALFFGLKAAVLAIVLQAVFRIGKRALANGTMMTLAAVSFAAIFLFDVPFPLIILVAAVIGFIGGKAGWAAFQAGEGHGAVGHSSIAGEDTILGRESRAEAGAGAAGALKIGIVLIVLWLAPVGALMLLFGPDNVFTDIAVFFSKMAVVTFGGAYAVLAYVAQAAVDQYGWLQPGEMLDGLGMAETTPGPLIMVTQFVGFMGAFRDPGGLSPMIAGILGGLLTTWVTFTPCFLWIFIGAPYIEKLRDNKALSAALSTITAAVVGVILNLALWFALHVVFRTVGIFDGLGMHVSMPVFSTIDIYAVLLSVAAIIALFKLNMNVVLLLIIAALAGLGLFMLGLLG; the protein is encoded by the coding sequence ATGAGTGAGGTACAAATAGACTCAAAGCCGCAAAAAGGCGCCGACGGTCGACTTTGGCCAAGTTTTACCGAAGCATTGGGAGTTTGGGCGCGAATTGCCTTGCTGAGCTTTGGCGGACCGGCTGGACAAATTGCCGTCATGCATCGCATTCTGGTGGAGGAGAAGCGCTGGCTCGGTGAGAAGCGGTTTTTGCATGCCCTTAATTTTTGCATGTTGCTGCCGGGTCCGGAAGCCCAGCAACTGACCGTATATGTGGGCTGGCTGATGCACCGCACTTTGGGGGGATTGGTTGCCGGTATTCTGTTTGTATTGCCGGGTGTCGCGGCAATTTTGGCGCTAAGTATAATTTACGCGTTATATGGGGATGTCGGTCCGGTCAATGCCCTGTTCTTTGGGCTGAAAGCGGCGGTGCTGGCCATTGTCCTGCAGGCTGTATTTCGGATCGGGAAGCGGGCTTTGGCTAATGGCACGATGATGACGTTGGCGGCGGTATCCTTTGCCGCCATCTTCCTGTTCGATGTCCCGTTTCCGCTGATCATTCTAGTGGCTGCTGTTATCGGATTTATCGGCGGAAAAGCAGGCTGGGCCGCGTTTCAAGCTGGCGAGGGGCATGGCGCCGTGGGACATTCTTCTATCGCTGGAGAGGATACCATTCTGGGTCGCGAATCCCGTGCCGAGGCCGGGGCCGGGGCGGCAGGTGCGTTGAAAATCGGTATCGTCCTCATTGTCTTGTGGCTCGCTCCGGTCGGGGCCTTGATGCTGTTATTTGGTCCGGACAATGTGTTCACTGATATTGCTGTCTTTTTTAGCAAAATGGCGGTCGTGACCTTTGGCGGAGCCTATGCCGTGCTGGCGTATGTGGCTCAGGCAGCGGTGGATCAATATGGCTGGCTTCAACCCGGAGAGATGCTCGATGGGTTGGGAATGGCAGAGACAACGCCGGGGCCATTGATCATGGTAACTCAATTCGTCGGTTTTATGGGCGCCTTTCGGGATCCGGGCGGGTTGTCGCCCATGATCGCCGGCATTCTCGGCGGATTGCTTACAACCTGGGTGACCTTTACGCCTTGTTTCCTGTGGATTTTCATTGGGGCACCCTACATTGAAAAATTGCGGGACAATAAAGCATTGTCCGCCGCGCTTTCCACAATTACGGCAGCGGTAGTCGGGGTCATCCTGAATCTCGCCTTATGGTTCGCGTTGCATGTGGTGTTTCGCACCGTCGGGATTTTTGACGGTTTGGGCATGCATGTCTCGATGCCGGTGTTCAGTACCATCGATATTTACGCAGTTCTGCTATCCGTTGCCGCGATTATTGCCTTGTTCAAGCTGAATATGAATGTCGTGTTGTTGCTCATTATTGCCGCATTGGCCGGGTTGGGGTTATTTATGCTGGGACTGCTTGGGTAA
- a CDS encoding MaoC/PaaZ C-terminal domain-containing protein, producing MSEKLYYDDIKVGDIFTGNSLVLDRARMLEFAAEFDDQPMHLDADAAKAMGFKDVIACGAYTFSLSSGASTKIWQEWHFLPSGLGIEVSFMLPLFAGDVLTGEMEITSKRLSSKPGKGWLANCFTLRNQDGKVALITKSNSLLLTRS from the coding sequence ATGAGTGAAAAGCTCTATTACGATGATATCAAGGTAGGAGATATCTTTACCGGCAACAGCTTGGTTCTGGATCGGGCGCGCATGCTTGAATTCGCTGCCGAATTTGATGATCAACCCATGCATCTGGACGCAGACGCCGCTAAAGCCATGGGGTTCAAGGATGTGATCGCTTGTGGGGCCTATACTTTTTCATTGAGTTCGGGGGCCTCGACAAAAATCTGGCAGGAATGGCATTTCCTCCCGAGCGGCCTGGGGATCGAGGTCAGCTTTATGTTGCCGCTTTTTGCCGGCGACGTTCTTACAGGGGAAATGGAGATTACCTCCAAACGCCTCAGCAGCAAACCGGGCAAGGGCTGGCTCGCTAACTGCTTTACCCTGCGCAATCAGGACGGTAAAGTGGCCTTGATTACGAAATCCAACAGTTTGCTGCTGACGCGATCTTAG
- a CDS encoding cysteine hydrolase family protein, whose translation MWIILGTLACALVAGAIYTLYGMHRIGVATSGEKIDRSQRPNTALLIIDMQKDFTHLTGEKAWDTEYLEDRIALINTLAADAKKAGQPVITIRQIFAPGYTSLLVRLLGQGRGATGSAGLDLDDRLTFVADADFTKHIGDAFSSPALNAMLDSHRIGHVKLAGLDGNYCVKNTAEGAVNRGYDVDVIYPAVLSSSLKTWEKQKQRLAGLGVQLNSL comes from the coding sequence ATGTGGATAATTCTTGGCACCCTTGCCTGTGCCCTTGTGGCAGGGGCTATTTACACATTGTACGGAATGCATCGGATCGGGGTTGCAACCTCAGGCGAAAAAATTGATCGCAGCCAGCGCCCCAATACCGCTTTACTGATCATCGATATGCAAAAGGATTTTACACATTTGACCGGCGAGAAGGCCTGGGACACGGAATATCTGGAAGATCGAATTGCCCTGATAAATACATTGGCGGCGGACGCAAAAAAGGCAGGGCAGCCGGTTATCACGATCCGGCAGATATTCGCGCCCGGTTATACCAGTCTTCTGGTGCGGCTTTTAGGGCAGGGACGAGGCGCTACAGGCTCCGCTGGCCTTGATCTCGATGACAGGCTGACTTTCGTCGCTGATGCAGATTTTACCAAGCATATTGGCGATGCCTTTTCGTCACCGGCACTGAACGCAATGTTGGACAGTCATCGGATCGGACATGTAAAGCTGGCTGGACTGGATGGGAATTACTGCGTCAAGAATACAGCTGAAGGCGCAGTCAATCGCGGTTATGATGTTGATGTAATCTACCCTGCCGTTCTTTCATCTTCACTTAAAACATGGGAAAAACAAAAACAGCGTCTCGCAGGGCTTGGTGTTCAGCTCAACAGTCTATAA
- a CDS encoding COQ9 family protein — MTPIEKNSPLQLLEAVLPHVLFDGWSRKAMIAAAKDLKTDMTVFDLTFPDGAIDMITLFIRNADDRMEAELEARGVRDMKIRDRITLAIRSRLELYGPQKEAVRRAVNILTLPQNAVRATKLTANTVSLMWYATGDTSADFNWYSKRLTLSAVYGATLLFWLDDKSEDHAKTWEFLDRRIENIMQIETAKWKLKKSFKEKPDFSHLPSAKRFFRNLRMR, encoded by the coding sequence ATGACACCGATTGAGAAGAATTCTCCACTGCAACTCCTGGAAGCCGTGCTGCCCCATGTCCTATTCGATGGCTGGTCGCGCAAGGCAATGATCGCGGCGGCGAAAGACCTGAAAACCGATATGACGGTGTTCGATCTGACCTTTCCCGATGGCGCCATTGATATGATCACCTTGTTTATCCGCAATGCCGATGACCGAATGGAAGCCGAGCTGGAGGCGCGCGGTGTGCGGGACATGAAGATCCGTGATCGCATTACCCTTGCCATTCGTTCGCGGCTGGAACTTTACGGTCCGCAAAAAGAAGCCGTCCGCCGTGCCGTCAATATCCTGACCCTGCCGCAGAATGCCGTGCGCGCCACCAAGCTGACCGCCAATACAGTTAGCCTGATGTGGTATGCCACAGGCGATACGTCCGCCGACTTCAACTGGTATAGTAAACGGCTCACACTCTCGGCCGTGTACGGCGCGACCTTGCTCTTCTGGCTCGATGATAAATCAGAGGATCACGCCAAAACCTGGGAATTCCTGGATCGCCGCATCGAAAATATCATGCAGATCGAAACCGCCAAATGGAAACTGAAAAAATCCTTCAAGGAAAAACCGGACTTCTCCCATTTACCAAGCGCCAAACGCTTCTTCCGAAACCTGCGGATGCGGTGA
- a CDS encoding cytochrome P450 — translation MTLIEGHRPIEPPQGVSVWDIDPYDAAILTDPTDYYQELRARGPLVYIPKYQFLCCGRYAEIKTIFNDWERFVSSRGVGLQDFKLDKPWRPPSIILEVDPPDHTKTRTVMARAMSPRAVKQLKDYFQRTADNLIDQLLLEDSFDAVADLAEAFPTTVFPEAVGLREVNRQHLINYGAMVFNALGPDNALRQRSLAMGPDIVPWITEQCSRENLKPDGLGATIYASADNGDITEDEAGMLVRSLLSAGVDTTVTGIGNALWALASHPEEFEKLKADPSLARPAFEESLRYTSPIHTFCRTANQDTSISGAEIKEGTKLICSLGAANLDEDHWPNADHFDINRRPTGHLALGTGIHGCVGQNIARAEAEAILTAIALKVDKIQARGDAIWRPNNSIHGLDRFPLSFT, via the coding sequence ATGACTCTTATCGAAGGCCATCGACCCATAGAGCCGCCGCAAGGCGTCTCTGTCTGGGACATCGATCCCTATGACGCGGCTATTTTGACAGATCCAACGGACTATTATCAAGAGTTGCGGGCCCGGGGACCTTTGGTTTACATCCCGAAATACCAATTCCTCTGTTGCGGCCGATATGCGGAAATCAAGACCATATTTAATGACTGGGAAAGATTTGTCTCGTCTCGCGGTGTCGGTCTGCAGGATTTTAAACTGGATAAGCCCTGGCGGCCACCAAGCATTATACTGGAAGTTGACCCGCCGGATCATACGAAAACGCGCACGGTTATGGCCCGCGCCATGTCCCCCCGCGCCGTAAAACAATTAAAGGACTACTTCCAACGCACTGCTGATAACCTGATTGACCAGCTGCTGCTGGAAGACAGCTTTGACGCAGTCGCAGATCTGGCAGAAGCCTTTCCGACCACAGTGTTTCCTGAAGCAGTTGGTTTGCGTGAAGTAAATCGCCAGCATTTGATCAATTACGGCGCAATGGTTTTCAATGCGCTCGGCCCCGACAATGCATTGCGGCAAAGGTCTTTGGCAATGGGGCCCGATATTGTGCCATGGATAACGGAGCAATGCAGTCGGGAAAATCTGAAACCTGATGGACTGGGGGCAACAATTTACGCCAGCGCCGACAATGGTGATATTACTGAAGACGAAGCTGGCATGCTCGTGCGGTCCCTGTTATCGGCTGGTGTCGATACGACCGTCACAGGAATTGGAAATGCGTTATGGGCACTTGCGTCGCATCCGGAAGAATTCGAAAAACTGAAAGCAGATCCCTCTCTGGCGCGTCCGGCTTTTGAAGAATCTTTGAGATATACGTCCCCGATACACACTTTCTGCCGGACTGCCAATCAGGATACCAGCATTTCTGGCGCAGAAATCAAGGAAGGGACAAAACTTATCTGTTCCCTTGGTGCCGCTAACCTGGACGAGGATCATTGGCCAAATGCTGATCATTTCGATATCAACCGGCGCCCAACAGGGCATTTGGCACTAGGCACCGGTATTCATGGTTGCGTTGGGCAAAATATTGCCCGCGCCGAAGCGGAAGCGATTTTAACGGCAATCGCTCTTAAGGTGGATAAAATCCAGGCAAGGGGAGATGCGATCTGGCGCCCCAATAATTCCATTCACGGCTTGGACCGATTTCCCTTAAGTTTTACCTGA
- a CDS encoding glutathione S-transferase family protein, whose amino-acid sequence MITLHHLNDSRSQRILWLLEELALDYEIVAYERDAITRLAPPELNAIHPLGKSPVLTDGDLLIHESGAITEYLIRQYGNGKLAPAKDTAEFVKYQEWMHYAEGSAMLPLLLRLYTSRLGDAAEPLMPRIDSETANHFSFMNDQMAGKEFFVGTELTGADIMMSFPLEAAKARGALDLLPHLKSFVDRMQMRPAYLKALEKGGTYSYGPAASEAT is encoded by the coding sequence ATGATTACCCTCCACCACCTGAATGATTCCCGCTCTCAACGTATTTTATGGTTATTGGAAGAGCTGGCGCTCGACTATGAAATTGTCGCATATGAACGCGATGCAATAACGCGTTTGGCACCCCCTGAACTGAACGCCATACATCCATTGGGAAAATCACCTGTGTTGACGGATGGCGATCTTCTGATCCATGAATCCGGGGCGATTACCGAATATCTGATCCGTCAATATGGAAACGGTAAATTGGCGCCGGCCAAGGATACTGCTGAATTCGTAAAATATCAGGAATGGATGCATTACGCTGAAGGCTCGGCCATGTTGCCATTGTTGTTACGCCTCTACACCAGCCGTCTCGGTGACGCGGCTGAACCCCTGATGCCTCGCATCGACAGTGAAACTGCCAACCATTTTAGCTTTATGAATGACCAAATGGCGGGTAAGGAATTTTTTGTCGGGACTGAGCTGACGGGCGCCGATATCATGATGTCCTTTCCGTTGGAAGCCGCCAAGGCCCGAGGAGCGCTGGATCTTTTGCCACATCTTAAATCCTTTGTTGACCGGATGCAGATGCGGCCGGCATATTTAAAAGCATTGGAAAAAGGCGGTACCTATTCTTACGGTCCGGCCGCAAGCGAAGCGACGTAA
- a CDS encoding chromate resistance protein ChrB domain-containing protein: protein MSDETLISLEKLWSLIGTPNCPRLIDARIDEDFENDPRMIPTALRRSGFDAMNWGSEYIHGPVIIYCEKGLKLSQGAAAWLRHLGCSAESLAGGFVAWREAGLPLVPAVTLPKPDVQGRTVWVTRSRPKIDRIACPWLIRRFVDPEAVFLFVAPSEVLNVADRFGVTPFDVEEVYWSHREEKCTFDTMIEEFGLTTDPLLRLAEIVRGADTARPELAPESAGLLAASLGMSQLYGDDLAQLEKGMDLYDAFYAWARDAGDETHNWPARTGDAA, encoded by the coding sequence ATGTCTGACGAAACCCTGATTTCCCTGGAAAAACTTTGGTCCTTGATTGGGACGCCAAATTGCCCGCGTCTGATTGACGCCCGTATTGATGAGGATTTTGAGAATGATCCTCGCATGATTCCAACCGCCCTTCGCCGTTCAGGATTTGACGCCATGAACTGGGGGTCGGAATATATTCATGGGCCTGTCATTATTTATTGCGAAAAAGGCCTGAAGCTCAGCCAGGGCGCTGCGGCCTGGCTCCGTCATCTGGGATGTTCCGCAGAGTCCCTTGCGGGAGGTTTCGTTGCCTGGCGGGAGGCGGGACTGCCACTGGTGCCCGCGGTCACGCTGCCGAAACCGGATGTTCAGGGGCGCACGGTCTGGGTGACCAGAAGCCGGCCGAAGATTGATCGTATCGCCTGCCCATGGCTGATCCGGCGGTTCGTTGATCCGGAGGCAGTGTTTTTGTTTGTGGCCCCCTCAGAAGTGTTGAATGTCGCTGATCGTTTTGGGGTCACGCCCTTTGATGTGGAAGAGGTTTATTGGAGCCATCGGGAAGAAAAATGTACCTTTGATACCATGATTGAAGAGTTTGGCCTGACAACAGATCCCTTGTTGCGGCTGGCGGAAATTGTGCGCGGAGCTGACACAGCGCGGCCCGAACTTGCACCGGAATCCGCAGGCCTGCTCGCGGCTTCCCTCGGAATGTCACAGTTATATGGCGACGATCTCGCGCAGCTAGAAAAAGGAATGGATCTCTATGACGCGTTTTACGCCTGGGCCCGTGATGCCGGTGATGAAACACATAACTGGCCAGCCCGCACAGGAGATGCTGCATGA
- a CDS encoding MarR family winged helix-turn-helix transcriptional regulator, protein MDNTPKSAADTLYEAIQLTRPLLRHITASVDAMSRDAGVSVGQRAVLEVMMPDRRLTGPQITEILQLKRQFVARMLSEAKFLELVQTEPNPAHVRAHFFKLTEKGFKAISLIRAREMALVQDFANQFTEAEISCHHRIQLGLTDWFANLGEQKEGEEPCG, encoded by the coding sequence ATGGACAATACACCGAAATCCGCTGCTGATACTTTGTATGAAGCAATTCAATTGACCCGCCCTTTGTTGCGGCATATCACGGCGAGCGTCGATGCGATGTCCCGCGATGCAGGTGTCAGTGTCGGTCAACGGGCGGTACTGGAAGTGATGATGCCGGACCGGCGGCTCACCGGACCCCAAATAACAGAAATCCTGCAATTGAAGCGTCAGTTTGTCGCTAGAATGCTGAGTGAGGCAAAGTTTCTTGAACTGGTGCAAACCGAGCCCAATCCGGCCCATGTGAGAGCCCATTTTTTTAAACTGACTGAAAAGGGTTTTAAGGCCATATCCCTAATCAGAGCCCGGGAAATGGCACTGGTGCAGGATTTTGCCAATCAGTTTACGGAAGCGGAAATAAGCTGTCACCACCGTATACAGTTGGGCTTGACCGACTGGTTCGCAAACCTTGGTGAGCAGAAGGAGGGAGAGGAGCCATGTGGATAA
- a CDS encoding ester cyclase codes for MPKNPEKLTWIRSFVDDFNRHDVPILLSAAVPSFILRRGDGSSFKNGDGLKSLLEEFFVAVPDAKLTTNNAVAFDGPTALVEWQITGTHSGPWQNIAATGRAISFVGADLVTFDISGKITHQESRVATAEFLAQIGIDTPSPMNKDQVRVFAKAMTKAWCDHDAAGVASLFAAKATRVINAGIPAVGRAGIEENTQSFITAVPDLELLMEDLFVQDDLAVYSWTLRGTHSETGNRINISGFEIWQLGADGLIVDSRGYYDSAAYNHQIAHGASAPDS; via the coding sequence ATGCCGAAAAACCCGGAAAAGCTGACCTGGATCCGGTCCTTTGTCGACGATTTCAATCGACATGACGTGCCTATACTACTCTCTGCTGCCGTCCCTTCATTTATCCTGCGGCGAGGGGACGGTTCATCATTTAAAAACGGAGATGGCCTGAAATCCTTGTTGGAAGAATTCTTCGTCGCGGTGCCCGATGCAAAATTGACGACTAACAATGCCGTCGCATTTGATGGCCCGACCGCCCTGGTGGAATGGCAAATTACAGGAACGCATTCAGGACCTTGGCAGAATATAGCGGCAACAGGCCGGGCGATCTCATTTGTCGGTGCCGATCTTGTGACATTTGATATATCCGGTAAAATCACTCATCAGGAATCCAGAGTAGCGACGGCGGAATTTCTGGCGCAAATCGGTATCGACACCCCGTCGCCCATGAACAAAGATCAGGTCCGTGTTTTTGCCAAGGCCATGACAAAAGCCTGGTGCGACCATGATGCTGCCGGGGTCGCCAGCCTTTTCGCGGCCAAAGCCACACGGGTAATAAATGCGGGGATTCCAGCTGTTGGCCGGGCGGGTATTGAAGAGAATACTCAAAGCTTCATTACGGCTGTTCCGGATCTGGAGCTATTAATGGAGGACCTGTTCGTCCAGGATGACCTGGCAGTGTATAGCTGGACGTTGCGCGGCACCCATAGTGAAACAGGGAACAGGATTAACATCAGCGGCTTTGAAATTTGGCAGCTGGGCGCAGATGGCCTGATAGTTGATTCTCGCGGTTATTATGACAGTGCGGCATATAACCATCAGATTGCCCATGGCGCGAGCGCGCCTGACAGCTAA
- the sugE gene encoding quaternary ammonium compound efflux SMR transporter SugE — protein sequence MAWVYLGIAGLFECCWAIGLKYTEGFSKPVPSILTVAAMGISFWLLALAMKTIPVGTAYAIWTGIGAVGVAILGMFLFNESRDILRILCLLLIVCGIVGLKLVSSSPAAS from the coding sequence ATGGCGTGGGTCTATTTGGGTATCGCGGGCTTGTTCGAGTGTTGCTGGGCCATTGGCCTTAAATATACAGAAGGCTTCAGCAAGCCGGTTCCCTCAATTCTGACGGTGGCGGCAATGGGCATCAGTTTCTGGTTGCTGGCCCTTGCCATGAAGACTATTCCCGTCGGGACAGCATATGCTATCTGGACCGGAATTGGCGCGGTTGGTGTGGCCATTCTGGGTATGTTTTTGTTCAATGAAAGCCGGGATATCCTGCGGATTTTATGCCTGTTGCTCATCGTTTGCGGAATTGTCGGCTTGAAACTGGTGTCTTCCTCGCCGGCCGCCAGTTGA
- a CDS encoding dihydrofolate reductase family protein — MITAHIYIAVSLDGFIAREDGDLDWLMKQAVEGEEHGYDAFMDTIDGIVMGRNSYEKVLTFGDWPYKKPVVVLSRSMSPADIPAELADRVSVSSKTPEGVLTELAEIGWRSVYVDGGQIIQAFLRAGLVKDMLLTRIPILLGTGIPLFGPLEQDIDLHHMETVPYPSGLVSSKYEILKKT; from the coding sequence ATGATCACTGCCCATATTTACATTGCCGTCAGTCTTGACGGGTTTATTGCCCGGGAGGACGGCGATCTTGATTGGCTGATGAAGCAGGCCGTGGAAGGCGAAGAGCATGGGTATGATGCGTTTATGGATACCATCGACGGCATTGTCATGGGCCGCAATAGTTACGAGAAGGTCCTTACATTCGGGGACTGGCCCTATAAAAAACCGGTCGTCGTCCTCAGCCGATCAATGTCGCCTGCCGATATTCCAGCAGAACTGGCGGATCGGGTGAGCGTATCTAGCAAAACACCGGAAGGGGTGTTGACGGAGTTGGCGGAAATTGGTTGGCGGTCGGTTTATGTGGATGGAGGGCAGATTATACAGGCTTTCTTGCGGGCGGGCCTGGTGAAGGACATGCTACTCACCCGAATACCCATCCTGCTCGGCACCGGCATTCCTCTTTTCGGACCTCTCGAGCAGGACATAGATCTCCATCATATGGAAACGGTACCTTATCCCTCCGGGTTGGTGAGCTCTAAATATGAGATACTCAAGAAAACATAA